agttattttgttgttttttagcaacatattatgagaatttgaacagttttaaaaattactatacttttacttgtgcaatgaaatattattctatggcatttttagacgacatattatactctgatgttttcttgaataacatactattttgacaatatactgcacaatgaaattttttgaaccacatatcatacatgacaattttaggcaacatccatcattttgtgctttatgaaccacataataatctgtggggttttttttgccgacatactatactatgaactacaggccatactatgttatttttgaaaagtatactatactttgacatatTCTGAACttcatcctatactatggcgttatacacagagtgctttggttacatgttgatttataatctagattttttctgttttgttttttgacaggataaCCACaaacctgaccgtgaacaccgtcgacacccacctgagggagacgctgcctaagatctcaaggctgcttggtcgtggtctttctggtcctgctccagaacgccttcatcaactacatcttcttttgaagaggccctcagatgctgcaatctctgaccttaaggaggaactgctactttcactctgtaacgagacggcggttattttaaagacccagctcctggcagctttgagtgaaaatttaacatccatcaaaatggaactacagacagttgaatctgagctgtcagtcagtatttcaaacatcaagtccgacccggctgccctaaagcacgctgtaggtgaaacggaaacttcactctccacatcaccgacatcgtcacactccaaagcagagcacctgtctgctgaacttttaaaagtggactataaatgtgaagaatgtgagcagcagcagactgtgagcagtggaacagatgtgatcagaaagaagtcattttcttttttccttttctttatggttgacttgatgctgtcagatgcagatgttggagctgattctgatctttcaggataaaaagctgattttccttcacagacttttcaggaaattatactctcaggttttctctgctatttatatttttatgatctgtgattatttcattattgtaaaataaagtttgaggcataaagactcatttagttattttattccggaaatctttgatgtagcagaactaaacttccattttccttcttggaCTTCTGAtgctagaactaaacgtatcttcaacatggatcctctggttttaatgaatcagcagcaacatcacaacaacaaatggcacaattttcaacaaattaaagaaactgatgtcatttaaaactatcagtctgttttagtgtcaaattaaagctgattactgacagctagaacattaacgttactgttttaatgacatttaagtttcctgaacgttacattaacatcaaccagccacagttttatgaacttaatgaaccacattacaggaacacaacacactatagcggctgacaggaaacaacacaaacatcgttagcttgatgccacgttagctttaatcaggctccaactgagcagctagctcggttagcatcgctaacattaaaactaatatttaccagatgctaactctcttctctggtcaaacagacagaaataaactccaccaacatctggagtgcatggcacacattatatctgacactaaagctgcatataaagcgcagtaaaagcggcaccgatacgaaaataaacattaacttaccgaactatcagagtcctttcagtgtctgctggtacaatcagccgaaggcagaaaactggttaaaacaagctaaccgtcaggaaaactgtctgtggaaaatgttctgctgctgcaccgataaatgaaccaacagttaatatatcagaattaatccaaacgaggagagcagagtctccgCTGTCTCCTCCATAGCACCTTTCGAGCGTGCCAGACCacactgtcaatcaagtaaccccgccccctggtttagcaaaactttaacgctctataaaaaaatttttaaaaaatcaagattgatttattttaagattggccacctgatctctcattttgaccatgaaaacaaacggggaaaaaaattatatacagtttatgcaccgtactctgtttggctccacacttgctgatgactacttccggtctcagaaaatgaaaaaatggctttttctgtctcttactgattttagttttttgttattctaaatataaaatgaaaatcaaagcatttttaaaatttggtctatccctttttgatcatgaaaaggaaaaatgccttgtatttcgattttaatttttgcattttaaaacgaaaatcaaatacccacttgttttttgtttttcaatacccgtttcagaacagaaaatccaattgccaaaatatacacggaccctcAACGTAGTACAAAAAGAGCTCCTCCTCaatcaaataaaacaggaaagtcCTGCTTTTACATTATTGCATGagttaaaactagaaaaaacactgagactgcagtactccaccaaggctgcttaattcactaaaacgtcatagtttagacatactaaactatgacgttttagtgatagtttggacgacatactaaactatgacgttttttacacattttggatgacatactaaactatgacattttttctaagttgtttttggggcccttttgttggttttattcaataggtaagtagagaggaagacaggaaagcagggaagacctgcagtaaacggccatgagctggaatcgaacctgcATCTCTGTTGCAGTCCTGTTTGCgtcaccctctcaaccagttgaggtACCTGGGCactttttttccacttgttggacgacatactaaactatgacgtttttgtgagaTGTATAgttacgggcttttattttgtcaccattccagcggcacaggaagtctttatctaagaagcggtttcttgacataaTGAAGACGCTGtcgaaaagtctgaaaattcacgtaaagatgaaagaaaacggttccacgctgtttagcaaaggatgtgtataaacttagaaggacctagctggaatggagacaagctctgacGGTGTTTcgtgaagaaaggagtgaagaacagaatttgtgttcaaaataataagGCTGATGGCTtaacgtaaataaaggctttgtgaaacatcaggagcttcaccattgtctggctggggtttgctacattgcctgacctaaatatgtagcaggccgctggaattaatgggactcagaaacacctcacagtttaatcatttattccttgtatgatttccaactaatcacagtcaatttgtagtaggatcgcaatcatgtgatcgttagcgggtaactgacacagtgttcacttgttgtcatggttacagcgacgccatgccggctgctatatctggcaatgggaaattcTTTACAAAGCCGTGGATGCCGACTATAATCCGCATCATTGCGAAAAATTtcatgaggtggtccttgtgtcatttctgactttccctgaaaatttcatccaaatccgttagtccgtttttgagtaatgtttcacacagacagacagacagatggattcacagacaaacgtacgccgattgtcacataactccgccgttccttggcggagtaataatctAATGACATACTGGTGCAACAGTCATGAGGGATAATGTAGTGAGTATTTTAGATTTAAGTACCTGATTACATATGTTCAAGTTAAATTTTAAATGCAGGACAGAGTGGAATATTAATTCTTTTACCACAAGTAAAGGATATTAATTCTTCCTCTACCACTGCATAAAGGATACACAAATACATCAACATTTTAGGGAACATGTTTATTCTTGCTAagaattaaatgagaaaatgatcgGTCTCATGTCTGCTCAGTAATTATGAAGCTGCAGCCAGTTAGCTCACTGATTAACTCATAAAACCTTGTTTCTTTAGCCTGTGTAAAAATCAGTGGGTAAAAatgagaagctgcaggtttacATGAGGTTATGTGTCACAGCTGGACGAAGTCACTTCCTGGAGTATctgctggttgcctggcaacgaTTGCAgaccaaaaaatagacacacagctctcagaaaacagtgaactgTCACTTTTagagtttggtttttgtacaaattaaacTGGATAAATTTTAGGgatgcaaaaagaaagaaagaaagaaagaaaaagaaagattagTTTTAGAGATGCTGATTGAGTGGATTTAGTTATATTTGGACATAACAAAGCCCACTTTCACCCTGTTTCCAGTTTTTGAGCTTAGATAAGCAAACTGGCTGCTGGCAGTGGCCTCATATTTACTGTATGGTAGCTGCTCTTTTAAATAAACCCAACAGACCAAGAGCTTGTAGAAagctgacattttattttttgttgtttgttttgttttatattgtacTTCATGGCTTGTAGTCTTCAATGTGACCACATGGTATGTAAGCTAAACAAAACGGCtattctatatatttatattattttttttaaatacagaacaTCATTCCATAAAAACTGTTTGCTTGCTTGTTCATGTGCCATCTCCACCTGACTGTGGCTCCCTGCTCTAAGCCCATTTGTTCTTTATAAAAGGAGACTAAAATAATATCCAaaactttcattcatttcataaTAAACTACAGTGCCCAGGTTATCATAAGAAAGAAACATGTCACCCACTGCAACAGTATGCTTCAATAATGTGtcttatttagaatttttgggCTTGTTTAAACAATTATTGGTTTTGATCTTTCTGTGGGGTTCTTTTCTTGTCAGGGCTCTGAAGGTGGAGTCTGTCTGCACTGTGGTTTATCAGCTGTGATGCATTAGAACAGAAGACAGTGGGAGATACAGGCGTCAGCTTTAACCACGGTTCTTATCAACTCTAGCAATAGTGCTGCTGTGGGGTGGACCCTGTCTTACACAAACAACCCCTCCCTTAACTACATACCTCAAACTAATGTAATATATGACAGCATACTTGTTCTTAGCGCACACAGACCACATAAGATTCCTCTTTGTTCAAAGCTCAGCTGATTCAAGTTTGAGTTGTGAGTCTGTCATGTGCTCTTTTCACCCTCTTCTGGCCATAGTTATTCACTGCAACTCACACTTTCCGAGCTGCACACTAAATCCATAACCTGTACaatttaaagaagcaaaaatgagcCAACCCTCGTATcaagtttttatgtttattatcaTCGAAATTGTTATTGAAACACCTTGTGCTCCCAGTAAGGATCAAATAATAAAAGGAGACTGAATGTAAAGCTCGCACAGCCGATCTGCAGACCTACTATTGAAGTCTGGGATACAACATTTGCTTTGGATTGCGCTGGTTCAGAACAAAAAAGCAGATGGTTTATGTAAAAATGAATATCATAGCAAATACCACAGTGAGGGGAGGAGAAATGATCATGTCTTaaaaattgatgacaaaatgaacacagttaATGGTACGAAACAGGAGAGtggtaatgaaaataaaacaaaataaaaagtacTGTATCTGCAATCGTGATCATGCAcgtacacacatatacacactcacTTGCAAACACACTCATACGTACGGGCAggcgcacacacatgcacacgctcaCTCTCACGCatacacttgcacacacacaaacacaaacccacAGATAAAATGTAGTGATTGAAAATTATGAAAACCTGGTCAAATCTAATGGTATCATACATCCACGTCTTGTGTCTGaggtgcaggaaaaaaaaactaaaatggagATAAATTCAGATGAATAATGAAAAGCATGCCCATCTTCACTGGTCTAACCCAACCTGAAACGACCACAAACCCAGAGTGTTGCCCTCTCTATCCTACCCAAACCCCAGTCCCCACCCCTCTACTCCACCCTCACCTAGCCCATGCCCTCTTACCCTTCTCATATCAAACCCACATCCCTGCCTCACCCTCATCCGGCCTCCCTCCCCAACACCCGCCTCCCCCAAACCACTCTCTGCTGGCTTTCAGGGTTTCCACTCTCCTCTGCATTACAGACGAAAGCCTGGCTGGGAGGAGGAAGCAGGCGGCCAGGGAGAGACAAGACGGCTACTGGTTCAGGCTCTGGTCACCATTTATCAATAACACAATGTCCAGTTCAGAATACAGAGTGAGGACTGGGGGTCAAGGAAGCTTGTTGTGTGCTGAGGTTGAAAGTGgtgaacctgtgtgtgtgtggtgtgtgtgtgtgtgtgtgtgtgtgtgtgtgtgtgtgtgtgtgtcggtttTTACAGTGGCGCTGGAAAATCTCATTACGTGCTAGTCTACATGTGAGTACTTGGGTTAGCGTTGTGTGGTGGCGTGTGAAGGCATGAGGTGGGGGCAGTGGAGGTGGAGTTGGCGTAGCTCAGGGCCTTGTCCTCATCCCTCGACCCCAGTCAGAGAAGGGGGCAGGGGCAGGTTTATAGGGCTTGCGTCTTGAGCTCGATGGGCTCCCCGCGGGTGTCCTGCTGGGTCTCGCTCTCGGGGGGCCGGCTGCCCTTCAGCGTGGCCAGGCGCTCGGACAGACCCCTCATGCGTGGGAACAGCATGAAATCGTACAGAAGGGCACCCATGGCACCTCCTATCATAGGACCGACCCAGTACACCTGCCGGCAACAAAATTCACATTAATCACCTCACGTACTAGTCAGTCATTTGTGATTCGTCTGAGAGTGAAGTGAAAGCTGAGGGATTGATCGGTCTCTTCTGTCAGATTTCAAGTCTTACCCAGTGGTTAATAAAGTTTCTGAAGAGCACAGCAGGGGCAAAGGACCTAGCAGGGTTCATTCCAGCACCGGTGTAGTACATCTAAAACACAAGACTCTCGTTATTGTGTTGTGCTGTGAGATACTTATACTCATCTCTATACATCTTTATGTCTGTGTCATAAAGTTTTTCCATGTGACTCACCCCCATGAGATGTCCAATGGTGACAGAGAAGCCAATGGAGAGGGCAGCAGATCCAAGACGTCCGTTTCTCCTCTCATCAGTCACAGCGAAGATGCAGATGACGAGCTGCATGGTGAGAAAAACTTCCACAGTGGTGGCCATTCCCAGGCTGATGCCAGGCTGCAGCTGGAGATACACAAGTGGAATCAAATTAGGAGAAGAAATCAAAGAAATCATGGCAGACATTTGGTCTGAAAGCTGCAGTGAATCGGTACACTTCTGCTCTTTTAGTTTAGATAAATTAACTAACATCACTTTGAATGCAGTATTTGATAatattaagttgttttttttttttactatggTTTCCTGGTTGGATTCAAAAAATGTGCATTACTGAACTTCCAAACTGATGCCAAAAACTGTAACCTATGGATCAAATCAACCTGCTCATAAACCTTTCGATACTTGTTTTCTAAAAACACCCATGTTGGTTTCTTACCATGTTCATTGCCATGTTGCCTCTCATGTTGCCAGGCGTGACCCCGTACAGCACAGCAGCCCCAGCTACAGCACCCAGGCACTGGGCAGCGATGTAGAAAATGGCGCGGAAAAGAGACATCTGTGAGCCAACCAGGTAGGCAAAGGTGACGGCAGGGTTGATGTGGCCGCCGCTGATGTGGCCAATGGACTGGATGAGGGTGGCAGCTGCCAGGCCGAAGCACAGGGCCACATGAAGCACATGATGAGGCCCAGTGGTCCAGCGCAGGGCAGCGCCCATGCCAAAAAATACGAAGAACATGGTCCCGAAGAACTCTGCAAAGACTGCCCGCCAGAAATTCATAGACCGGAACTCCCACATGGTGACTGTTCACTTGAGGCTCTCCACCACAAGAAGACAATTCTCTCAAAATAAATCTGGATGAGTCTAGAAAAGGTAAGCGTTTACCTTTTCGGTCCTCTTCAAATGCtaacaataacaaacaaaaagggTCTCCCTTTTGTAGTCAGCTAACTTGGCCGACCAAACACACCCAGAgagtcaaaacaaaacaggatttCAGAACGTCAACAGACGAATCCACTCAGCGGATCTTTACCAGACTGTGAACTGGGTTGGTAAAGTCAACTCAGCTGCGTTCGCTTGCCACCTCTGTCCACCTGTCGCAAAGACATAGGTGTGAGGTAATGTGGGAGTGTAGGTGGAGATCTCAGGTGGGATGAGTTGTCAAGAGGAGGTGGGCATCAATGCTAAAGGGGTGTTTCTAAAGTAGAGACGGGGATAGACAGAGTGTCCAATGGACCTTTAAGCCTCTCTGACGGAGGGGAGAGGGCCAGACAGGCGCTTTATAATACCCCCCCAGGGGCCCCAGGTGACGCCATAATCCCCCTGTAGGGCCAAGGGCGGGGGGCGGTAGTGCTGGACATCCTAAATCAAACAAACTTAACCCCTCTGTCGCCCCCATGTAAGAGAGCTAGGCcaaaagagaggcagagaatAGAAACATAGAgcaaaaatgaatgtaaatctaTGAAAAACATTTGTTGGAAGCTAACCgtgttttgcagaaaaaaattgacGTGaagaactgcatttttttcccccagaaaATACAAGAAACAGTCAGAGTGAAAAGCAGCTGGAAGTGAGAAGTGAAAGTTTTCTTTGGGGCGTATGTCATCTGTTGACATATCATAACTGTCATAATCAAGGGACACAAATGCTGATAGACaaggacagaaaacacacatgtatgcacaaagacacacacatgtacacacacccacatacacacatgcagataaTACAACTGGGGCCCCAGACGGAAGTACCCAAAGCTAACAGCGCTGAACTGACCCATACACTGAAATGCCTGACCCTGTGAAACCATTGTTTGTAGCAAGCATGTGGGCTACGTATGgtcagagaaaacacaaaaatacatattaaattAAAGCACACGAATAAAAATTAGCAAAGTGTTATCTTCAATTTGTAATGCTAAAGCTACAGATAAAGTTCAGGGTTAAATTTCCAGCTTCAGGTTATTGTACTGGACACAATTAAAGCCTCAGTCACAGCCAGTGATGATCAGTATTCTTAAACTAAAGGGAAGTGACAGCAGACAGTGCAGAGGCCAGGAGGTATTTGCACTAAAACCTGAACTTGACATCGCTTCAGGGCTCAGAGCCTGCACTGCACAGCCAGCGCCATGTGTTGGAGGCacgaaaatgtggagaaaaagtAAATCTGGTTGATGtgtgcaaagaagaaaaaacaagaacacaaacagtGGTCACAGAAGTGCAGGAACCCCGAGCGCCACGAGCAACGAACCAACAATAATTCACATAACACAGCAGattgtgtcttctgttgtgACAGGGGCTTCTAGGAGGTGCTTGGCAGAGGtttgctgtatttgtgtgttgcGGGAGGACATACGACCGAAGCCCTGAACATTCTCAGTGTGTACGAGGCTAGGGGAAAGGGAGAGGTGCTGTAGGGCAGCGGGGATGTGGGGGGACGGGGTGGTTACTGATCAGCACCGGGGCATCACGCTGACCAGCCGAGAGCCATCTCTGTTGGAGGTgggtgtgtgtcagtgtgtgtgttagtgtgtgtgtgtgcatgggagGGTGGGCGTGTGTGCAGTTGAGGGTGATGAATGCAGAACGCTGAGCTTGCCGTTTTAACTCCCTTTTATACATGTTAGAAAgaacacacacaatgcaaattGCTGGCGGCACAGTGGCAGTTATAGCTATTGTGCATGTTgggtttgtgtgtatatgtgtgtgtgtgaaagtttATTGTATAACCCTGTGCACATTTGAGTGCACTGTGTATGTGTATTCAAACAACAGTCATAGTGACACTAGTTAACAGTTTTAAGTACTGTCAATTGGCATTCTAccatatttattaatataatgTAAACATACATTTTATTCATCTTATATAAGGTAAGGCAAATGCATCCCAGGGTGAATCTCATCCATGTCTTGTCACTGAGGAGCTTCTTGACTACCTCAGCAAACCCTACCAAGGATAGGTGAAACTTCCCCAGAGCCCTAAGAGTCTGCCATCTACATAGAAGACAAGTTGGTCAGATTTAGGACCTTCTCCTGCCTGAACGCAGCCTGACGAACCCTGCCTTCCTTTCCTGAGTAATCAGCTGGTCCCTTGAGTCCCCAAGACCAACCGAAAGTATTTCTCCATAGCATCCTCAAATTCCTCCCCTTGTTGCATCCGTGACGGCCACAACTGCAGCCCTTCTGGCTCCCCCAGTATCCGTCTGCTGCCATCCTCAAAAATGCCTTCTTCATTGTCAGCATCCACCTAAAGGTTCTTAGGTTCCTGCCACCACAGACGACCTGCTGACCACAGCTCTTAACAGCTACCTCTTGCAATGGAGGCCTTGAATGTAGCCCACTCAGCTTCCACCTCCCCAGACTCAAAGGGATGCGGAGAAAATCTTCCCGAGGTGGGAGTTGAAGATCTTACGGACAAGGAACTCCATCAGACATTCTCAACTCACCCTCTCTACACCTTTGGGTTTACCAGATCTGTTCAGTAGCCTTTCCCCGCCATCTGATCCAATCAACACCACGTGATGATCAGTTGAaagctctgctcctctcttcacaCAAGTGTCCAAGAGCCACAGATCTGGTGATATGACCACAAAATAAATCATCGACCTTTGACCAAAAGTGTTCCAATGCCAAGGACATTCCTGAGCCACCGTCTGCTCCAGCATGGTGTTCATTATAGCCAAGCCATGCCTAGCAGATAACTCTAATAACAACACACCACTCTGGTTCAGATCTGATAGGCCATTACCTCCAATTACTCTTGTCTGGGTTTCTCCATCATGTCATCATATTTAATATTAGTTTTaaagggtaaaaaaaatgtaatttaccaCTGGTGGTATTGTGTGTATAGAGGCGGAGACGAACAttgcaaaacaaatgaaagcaaatcTATGTGCaaagtgtgacttttttgtattttagatgaCCTTATAAATTACACGCTAattactgtatattttaaaacaaagcaaaaatggcagTTTAAACCAACATACAAATCTGATCAAAGGTTTCATGAAAGCAAAAAGTATTGTCTCTCACACAGCCAAACAGCATGTACGCACACGTGTACGCTCATTAGATCCATTTCAAATTACAAAGCTTATTCCGACTGAAAGTGCTCTTTCTGTAGAGCCATTAGAGGTATGAAGGTCCATTTGATTGTGAATAGGAGGCACAGACATGAGACAGACGCTGGACTGATTGAGAGCATCATTGAGACCACAGTGCAGAGTGAGGACCTCTTTAGCATTTCAAAGCATTCACAAACAAGAGATGCAACTGAAACATAAGGGTGTTTTTTAGCAGGATTTCAATGAGTCTCTGTGACATATTATAATGATGTGCAAATGTGAAAGTGAATACTAGATCTCACAATACTGGATGCACCTTTACACACACTAATGACAGACAACAGGGACCTTAAGGGTCACATCTAGTTGGTTTAAAATGCACTTTCTACATTAATTTCTCTCTACATCTGagagaaaaacatcattttagcCAGGATTTTTATTACATTGTGAACCTCAAGGGTGTGTTGGTGATTAGTGTTTCAACAGATTCTCACTGAAAACATAACAGAtggttttcatttgaaattcCCATTGCTctcttttaaattaaaaaaaaaaaaaaaaaaaaaagattatttcttGGGTATTTTGCCCTTATATCGAATCAGTGACTTGCTGTTCAGATCATTTTGAACCCATGTGGTATGCAACCTAACCAGACATATGACATTTCTGGAAAATTTTTGTCACAGACAGAACATGCAAAAGTCTAAGCTGAGGACTCTGAATCAAGCCAAACAGTTTCAACCATTTCAAATCCAGATCGTCtgattttgaaacaaaaaacatctcatTCTTCTATTTACAAAAGGAACTGGGATTTCATAACGAATAAAGCTTGATCAGGAGCTTTTGGTGGCTAAAGATGGCAAATCTGAGTTTTAGATATTGCTTTATAACTGATTACTGACACTGAGTTGCTCTTCTCTACTTATGCAACTTTTCACACCATTTGCTGCTGTTCCTTAAACCTGCAATAGCAACAATTTTTTTCAGCAGACACAAGTTGTGAACACAGAACTGATATAGCCACATCTTTTAAGTGATCTGGCAATTTTGTGAGCAAAGAATTGCTTATGAACCCTTATAACAGCTACGTAGCAAATGCAAGTCCAGTGTCTAATATACATTGTCCACGGTTTTCCtacttttttctatttattaattGTGTAGATTGATCATGTTGGGATGTATTATGGGATTCGATGTGACATTTCAAACAGGACAAACTAGGGTTTAAACCACCATTATCACTACTGATAGACAGATGTTTAATTCCTCTATATATccacattctctctctctcatggtACAACTTTCAATCTGAGAAAATATTTCTTCCTTGGGTGctttaaaactgaaaagaatAATGTTTATATTGATGAATGATGTTTATATGGAATCATGTTCAATATTTGCTGTCTCATTTTCTACATTACAGCATATCATGTGTGAGAAGTTGAACCTTTAACACAACTTCTCCCTTTTCTTTGGTCCCCACTACAGTCAAGCCTGATGAACTGAACACGGTGCATGTTCATAAAAATCACTGTGATGCTGTACAaagtgtgtgttcctgtgtggcTCTTCATGTCAGTTGTTCTCCTGTTTGTTGGCCTGCTTCACTCGTGCGTTCTGCGTGACCGTGGACAGAGACGATCCCGTCATGCTGGTCGTCTCTACGATTTCAATGTCTTTACAGGTCAAACAGGCCACCAGCTTCTGACGAGAGGCGCTGCGTGCAAAGAAGAATTCGTGGGACACTCCGGCCAGCACAGCACCGAGCACCGGTCCGATCCAATAAACCTGCAGGCGGGCGAAAGAGAAATGTGTTCAAATGGGATATAAGAAAATAACATGTCTAGAGCTTTCAGTTTATGTGAATGTATTaagaaaaaagatgcaaatgtaAATAGTGATATCTTACATAATTAGTTTTTCAATTCTAATGCATCCATGTGCCCATAGACTGGACCAAATTTAAACTATTTTAGACACATATAAGTAGCtaaaatttgggattttttaaaaatttgtttcaattttgcttttaactgtaaaatattttcctgtCTTGGCCTCAATGAAattatctgacatttaaaagGGTGGAACTGCTAACAACTCATGGTTATCTGAGATGTGACAAGAGttttacaaaacacaacatcattTATGTAACAACCTTACTGGAGAAGCAGCTAATAACCATAGCTGTCTAATCAGCGTAGTGGAGTGAAAAATATGAAAGCAAGTGCTTATACTCCAGTAAAGCACAGTTACCTTACTTTACCATTACCTGCGTAAATCTACTTAACTGCTTTTCAGCACATTACTTCATGCAATCAACCTGTATTCAGTGAATCCTACAGTACTGAttagaacaacaacaaaaaaaacttgattgaaCAGTGTCATGAGCGTTTCCATGCAGACAGATTTAGAGTTTGGATTCATCTCATACCCAGTGGTTTTCCCAGAAGCCAGTGATGATGGCTGGACCCAGAGATCGTGCAGGATTCATACTCGCACCAGAGAACCGAGCCTGACAGACAACCAACATCCTCAGAAAAATGAGCCAATCAAGGGTTCAGATCAAGAAACAACATCATGAGGAAACATATAATGTGTTGTAAAGGGCTGATCTTTTACCAGTTATTTCAGTAATTTG
The nucleotide sequence above comes from Amphiprion ocellaris isolate individual 3 ecotype Okinawa chromosome 8, ASM2253959v1, whole genome shotgun sequence. Encoded proteins:
- the mipb gene encoding major intrinsic protein of lens fiber b yields the protein MWEFRSMNFWRAVFAEFFGTMFFVFFGMGAALRWTTGPHHVLHVALCFGLAAATLIQSIGHISGGHINPAVTFAYLVGSQMSLFRAIFYIAAQCLGAVAGAAVLYGVTPGNMRGNMAMNMLQPGISLGMATTVEVFLTMQLVICIFAVTDERRNGRLGSAALSIGFSVTIGHLMGMYYTGAGMNPARSFAPAVLFRNFINHWVYWVGPMIGGAMGALLYDFMLFPRMRGLSERLATLKGSRPPESETQQDTRGEPIELKTQAL